One region of Mucilaginibacter gotjawali genomic DNA includes:
- the moaA gene encoding GTP 3',8-cyclase MoaA: MITDNHGRKVNYLRLAVTDRCNLRCFYCMPEEGLNWLSRSELMTYEEMLQICTLLVKMGIEKIRITGGEPFVRKDIMKFLTSLSKLKGLNELTITTNGVLTAPYVPELKKLGVKSVNLSLDTLDAGRFFAITGRDEFANVMQTMEELLKYGIEVKLNTVVMEGKNIQDIIPLVELTKELPVSVRFIEEMPFNGDGHIYTGLKWNYVRILEEISGGFPGIKKVPDPLYSTSYNYQIPGHKGNAGIIAAYSRTFCGTCNRVRITPVGELKTCLYDDGLLNIKDLIRQQAGENEIKETLFNVFNSRAKDGWEAERLRVVHKGVHESMATIGG, translated from the coding sequence TTGATAACGGATAATCACGGAAGAAAAGTAAACTATTTGCGGCTTGCCGTAACCGACAGGTGCAACTTGCGCTGTTTTTATTGTATGCCTGAGGAAGGATTGAACTGGCTGTCGCGCAGCGAACTCATGACTTACGAGGAAATGCTCCAAATATGTACTTTACTGGTTAAAATGGGTATCGAAAAGATCCGGATTACCGGTGGCGAACCTTTTGTACGTAAAGATATCATGAAGTTTTTGACTTCACTTTCAAAGTTAAAAGGGTTAAATGAACTTACTATAACAACTAACGGTGTATTAACCGCACCATATGTGCCCGAATTAAAAAAACTGGGTGTAAAGTCGGTTAACCTGAGCCTGGATACCCTTGATGCCGGCCGTTTTTTTGCCATTACCGGCAGGGATGAGTTTGCAAACGTGATGCAAACCATGGAGGAGTTGCTGAAATACGGTATTGAAGTAAAGTTGAATACCGTTGTAATGGAAGGTAAAAACATACAGGATATAATCCCGCTGGTTGAATTGACGAAAGAGTTGCCGGTAAGCGTCCGTTTTATTGAGGAAATGCCGTTTAACGGAGACGGGCATATTTACACTGGTTTAAAATGGAATTATGTGAGGATATTGGAAGAAATAAGCGGGGGCTTCCCGGGAATCAAAAAAGTGCCTGATCCTTTATATTCAACATCTTATAATTATCAAATTCCCGGTCACAAAGGCAATGCCGGCATTATTGCTGCTTACTCGCGCACTTTTTGCGGCACCTGCAACCGGGTTAGGATAACGCCTGTAGGCGAGTTGAAAACCTGTTTATATGATGACGGGCTTTTAAACATTAAGGACCTAATAAGGCAGCAAGCCGGCGAAAATGAAATAAAAGAAACCCTTTTTAATGTTTTTAATTCACGGGCAAAGGATGGTTGGGAAGCGGAACGGCTAAGGGTGGTGCATAAAGGGGTCCACGAATCTATGGCAACCATAGGGGGTTAA
- a CDS encoding molybdenum cofactor biosynthesis protein MoaE → MSTQIQISPTPLNIQSCIDWIMSPESGGIDVFIGTVRNATKGKRVIRLEFEAYEPMAIAEMEKIIKQAAAQWPIQKALIHHRTGVLEVGEVPVIIAVSAAHRAAAFDACRYIIDTLKQTVPIWKKEIFEDGEVWVAAHP, encoded by the coding sequence TTGTCCACCCAAATCCAAATATCCCCCACCCCACTAAACATCCAGTCATGTATCGACTGGATAATGTCGCCGGAGAGCGGCGGGATAGATGTGTTTATTGGTACCGTACGAAATGCCACCAAAGGCAAGCGGGTGATCCGGCTGGAGTTTGAAGCTTATGAACCTATGGCTATCGCCGAAATGGAAAAGATCATTAAACAGGCCGCGGCGCAATGGCCCATACAGAAAGCCCTTATCCACCACCGCACCGGAGTGCTTGAAGTTGGCGAAGTACCGGTCATTATTGCCGTATCTGCCGCACACCGCGCCGCAGCCTTTGATGCCTGCCGCTATATCATCGATACCCTTAAGCAAACCGTCCCGATCTGGAAAAAAGAGATTTTTGAAGACGGCGAAGTTTGGGTAGCCGCGCATCCGTAG
- a CDS encoding DUF998 domain-containing protein — protein sequence MSQGLPFKKSLTQVALLCCGFSGILFILIYTVFGFLTQGFDALRNTISSLELVKNGWFQQVNFLLYGVLVVLFTIGLSKELIKSANARYIVLFQLLMGTGLIGLAIFIHEPLHQICNIMVFISVLAVLFLFAWQFYKTNSWKGWIVYSLVAACMTMALKALFMLAVTYHHWPGLFERFIFLPYNLWLFVLSTKLMGGRRLAAAV from the coding sequence ATGAGCCAAGGTCTGCCATTTAAAAAATCATTAACACAGGTCGCGTTGCTTTGCTGCGGCTTTTCGGGCATTTTATTTATATTGATTTATACCGTATTTGGATTTTTAACCCAGGGCTTCGATGCGCTCCGCAATACCATCAGCAGCCTGGAGCTGGTAAAAAACGGATGGTTTCAACAGGTTAATTTTTTGCTGTATGGTGTCTTGGTCGTGCTGTTTACCATCGGGCTCTCAAAAGAACTCATTAAAAGCGCCAATGCGCGGTACATCGTTTTATTTCAATTGCTTATGGGCACCGGTTTAATTGGCCTGGCGATATTTATACATGAACCACTTCATCAAATTTGCAATATCATGGTATTTATTTCGGTACTGGCCGTTTTGTTTCTGTTTGCATGGCAGTTTTACAAAACCAATAGCTGGAAGGGATGGATCGTTTATTCGCTGGTAGCCGCGTGTATGACGATGGCGCTGAAGGCGCTGTTCATGCTGGCCGTTACCTATCACCATTGGCCCGGCCTGTTTGAGCGATTTATATTTTTGCCGTATAATTTATGGCTGTTCGTATTGAGCACAAAATTGATGGGCGGCCGCCGGTTGGCTGCGGCTGTTTGA
- a CDS encoding molybdopterin molybdotransferase MoeA yields the protein MITVEEAAKIVLEQATGYGVEIVPFEQSLGRVLAEDIKADRDLPPYNRVTMDGIAISFEAIENGISTFRIKATQAAGDEPVDIEDHAECVEIMTGAMLPVSTDTVVRYEDLELRAGLATLVTNGIRKGQNIHYKGKDKKQDDLVAQTGAIVTPAIISLIASVGESELRVKKLPRVVILSSGNELVDVDQSPGPFQIRRSNNYTVRAVLKQHGLDAQLLHLPDDEEIIKKQLAICLENYDVIILSGGVSMGKFDHIPRALEALKVKQLFHNVKQRPGKPFWFGKHENGQLVFAFPGNPVATFMCLHRYFLPWLHKSVGAKEKPQLHAVLSNRVSFHFPLKYFLQVKLHYNEYCQLMATPVEGNGSGDFANLADTDAFMELPLEKNEFKRGEVFSVWPF from the coding sequence ATGATTACGGTAGAAGAAGCTGCAAAAATAGTTCTGGAACAGGCAACAGGTTACGGTGTTGAAATAGTTCCGTTTGAGCAATCCTTAGGCCGGGTTTTGGCCGAAGATATTAAGGCCGACCGGGATCTGCCGCCCTATAACCGGGTAACCATGGATGGTATTGCGATTAGTTTTGAGGCCATTGAAAACGGCATAAGTACTTTCCGGATTAAAGCTACCCAGGCTGCGGGCGATGAACCTGTGGATATTGAAGACCATGCCGAATGTGTTGAAATAATGACAGGTGCCATGCTGCCGGTGTCTACCGACACCGTGGTCAGGTATGAAGATCTTGAATTAAGAGCAGGCCTGGCCACCCTGGTTACCAATGGTATCCGTAAAGGGCAGAATATTCATTACAAAGGAAAAGATAAAAAGCAGGACGACCTTGTTGCCCAAACCGGCGCCATAGTTACGCCGGCCATCATCAGTTTAATAGCTTCAGTAGGTGAGAGCGAACTGAGGGTGAAGAAATTGCCGCGAGTAGTAATTCTTTCATCCGGTAACGAACTTGTTGACGTCGACCAGTCGCCGGGGCCGTTCCAGATCAGGAGATCAAATAACTATACCGTCCGGGCTGTGTTAAAGCAACATGGATTAGACGCGCAATTGCTGCACCTGCCGGATGACGAGGAGATCATAAAAAAACAATTAGCCATTTGCCTTGAAAATTATGATGTAATTATCCTGAGTGGCGGAGTGTCCATGGGGAAATTTGATCATATTCCCCGTGCTTTGGAAGCATTGAAAGTAAAACAACTTTTTCATAATGTAAAGCAGCGGCCCGGCAAGCCTTTTTGGTTTGGCAAGCACGAAAACGGTCAGTTGGTATTCGCATTCCCGGGAAATCCTGTCGCAACTTTTATGTGCCTGCACCGGTATTTTTTACCCTGGCTGCATAAGTCAGTCGGCGCTAAAGAAAAGCCGCAATTGCATGCCGTACTAAGCAACCGCGTGAGCTTTCACTTTCCCCTCAAGTATTTTTTACAGGTAAAACTGCATTATAATGAATATTGCCAGTTAATGGCCACGCCTGTAGAGGGGAACGGCTCCGGTGATTTTGCTAACCTGGCGGATACAGATGCATTTATGGAACTTCCGCTGGAAAAGAATGAGTTTAAAAGAGGGGAAGTGTTTAGTGTGTGGCCCTTCTGA
- a CDS encoding MoaD/ThiS family protein has protein sequence MKIKVLAFGIAKDIFGGSSVSLELANDSTVYNLQYLLEQQYPKLQQLKSYMLAVNNEYALPGDTIHERDEIAVIPPVSGG, from the coding sequence ATGAAGATTAAAGTACTGGCGTTTGGCATTGCGAAGGATATTTTTGGAGGGTCTTCTGTCTCACTCGAACTGGCAAACGATTCAACCGTTTATAATTTACAATACCTGCTTGAGCAGCAATACCCAAAGCTGCAGCAATTAAAGTCCTACATGCTGGCCGTTAATAATGAATACGCCCTGCCCGGCGACACCATACACGAACGCGACGAGATTGCGGTGATACCGCCGGTGAGCGGGGGATGA
- a CDS encoding NTP transferase domain-containing protein, which yields MISEEHNKEGKKHQKHAKLVRPAFGNYGRNEWAIVGGPCTTIKFLADQVISALSPDYKCAYIDTTHNDDVTLMPAKLANGAFFEYNDQVNYTQLNYNGPFNSFKLRETFAAADLVLANGNHNPAKAQVVIIYENKKASLQKRVEQLSNVQMILLADNAAELFDFIKEAVPYWNELPVYRLDETEKIVDFFRKQLHKAKPKLNGLVLAGGKSERMGFDKGSVNWHGKEQRYHMADLLNPFCEEVFISCRPDQQFGIVPPYLSLPDTFLDLGPYGAILSAFRERPDEAWLVVACDLPLLTEKSLGHLVENRNVATNATAYQSSFNDFPEPLITIWEPKSYPVLLSFLAQGYSCPRKVLINSDITLLNAPDPEELTNVNTPEELEKAKLALQ from the coding sequence GTGATTTCAGAAGAGCATAACAAGGAGGGTAAAAAACACCAGAAACATGCGAAACTGGTAAGGCCGGCTTTTGGCAACTATGGCCGTAATGAATGGGCCATTGTTGGCGGGCCATGCACCACCATTAAGTTTTTGGCCGACCAGGTGATCAGCGCACTATCTCCTGATTACAAATGCGCCTATATTGATACTACCCACAACGACGATGTTACCCTAATGCCTGCTAAACTGGCAAATGGCGCCTTTTTTGAATACAACGACCAGGTTAACTATACCCAGCTCAATTATAATGGGCCATTTAACTCATTTAAGTTGCGGGAAACCTTTGCCGCGGCTGATTTGGTGCTGGCCAACGGTAACCATAACCCGGCGAAGGCACAGGTGGTGATCATTTATGAAAATAAAAAGGCCTCGCTTCAAAAAAGGGTTGAGCAGTTGAGTAATGTACAAATGATCCTGCTGGCAGATAACGCCGCAGAGCTATTTGATTTTATAAAAGAGGCAGTGCCTTATTGGAATGAATTGCCGGTTTACCGTTTGGATGAAACAGAAAAGATCGTTGATTTTTTTAGAAAACAACTGCATAAAGCAAAGCCAAAACTAAACGGACTGGTACTGGCCGGCGGTAAAAGCGAACGGATGGGATTTGATAAGGGATCGGTTAACTGGCATGGCAAGGAGCAGCGCTACCATATGGCAGATTTACTGAACCCTTTTTGCGAAGAGGTGTTTATATCCTGCCGCCCTGATCAGCAATTTGGCATTGTACCCCCATACTTAAGCCTGCCGGATACCTTTTTGGACCTTGGGCCATATGGTGCGATATTGTCTGCTTTCCGGGAAAGACCTGACGAAGCCTGGCTGGTGGTTGCGTGCGACCTGCCTTTATTGACGGAGAAATCATTAGGGCATTTGGTGGAAAACCGCAATGTTGCTACCAATGCCACGGCTTACCAGAGTAGTTTTAATGATTTTCCGGAACCATTGATCACCATTTGGGAGCCCAAAAGCTACCCCGTATTGCTGTCGTTCCTGGCGCAGGGGTATTCGTGTCCGCGTAAAGTTTTAATCAATAGTGATATCACCCTGTTAAATGCACCGGACCCGGAAGAGTTGACAAATGTAAATACCCCGGAAGAACTGGAAAAAGCAAAGCTTGCTTTGCAATAA
- the moaC gene encoding cyclic pyranopterin monophosphate synthase MoaC, with translation MLSHIDTNGNPTMVDVTAKQVSHRTATARSIVSLPDEVLVHLTNGDLQTKKGSVFQTAIIAGIMAAKKTGDLIPLCHPLGLDNCNISINVNEVNEVVIDCTASITAKTGVEMEALVGASIAALTVYDMCKAMSHDIVIKETKLLAKTGGKRDFRRA, from the coding sequence ATGCTCAGTCATATCGATACAAACGGTAATCCTACGATGGTAGACGTAACGGCCAAACAGGTTTCGCACCGAACCGCAACGGCGCGGAGCATAGTTTCTTTGCCGGATGAGGTGTTGGTACATTTAACCAACGGCGATCTTCAAACCAAAAAAGGTTCAGTATTTCAAACCGCGATCATCGCTGGGATAATGGCGGCAAAAAAAACCGGCGATTTGATCCCGCTTTGCCATCCGCTGGGTTTGGATAACTGTAATATCAGTATTAATGTAAATGAGGTTAATGAGGTAGTGATAGATTGCACTGCAAGTATTACCGCCAAAACCGGGGTTGAAATGGAAGCCCTGGTAGGCGCATCCATTGCAGCATTAACAGTTTATGATATGTGTAAGGCAATGAGCCATGATATCGTTATAAAAGAAACAAAACTGCTTGCGAAAACAGGAGGTAAACGTGATTTCAGAAGAGCATAA
- a CDS encoding HesA/MoeB/ThiF family protein: MELEFLRYSCQIALPGFSEATQLRLQHARVLVVGAGGLGCPAAQYLAASGIGTLGIADFDVVSVSNLHRQILFAPADAGKKKAPLACERLQAQNPGITVIAHDMRVTSQNVMELVSQYDVIVDGTDNFDTRYLLNDAGVLAGKPVVYGAIYQFEGQVAVWNIKNQKGTRSPNYRDLFPEVDSTQIPNCAEGGVIPTLAGIIGCMQANEVIKYITETGELLAGKVLIFDAQTMQSRIIKIGEVTHTAINRLKETIFIPTVSVDELKSQIAAKSVRLVDVRTERERDEFDIGGEHIPLDELDGYIDGGDETVNTVFYCGTGKRSGEAVKDIMKKYPGARVFSLDGGLKAWIEQWD, from the coding sequence ATGGAATTAGAATTTTTACGTTACAGTTGCCAGATAGCCCTGCCGGGCTTTTCTGAAGCTACACAGCTACGTTTACAGCATGCAAGGGTGCTGGTAGTTGGCGCCGGTGGATTGGGCTGCCCTGCGGCGCAGTACCTCGCCGCATCGGGTATCGGCACTTTAGGGATTGCTGATTTTGACGTGGTTTCAGTAAGTAACCTGCACCGGCAAATCTTGTTCGCGCCGGCTGATGCCGGCAAAAAGAAAGCGCCTTTAGCATGCGAACGTTTGCAGGCCCAAAACCCGGGAATTACTGTAATTGCACATGATATGCGGGTGACATCGCAAAATGTGATGGAACTGGTGAGCCAATATGACGTTATTGTTGACGGTACCGATAATTTTGACACGCGTTATTTATTGAATGACGCAGGCGTTTTGGCCGGTAAGCCCGTTGTGTACGGTGCTATTTACCAGTTTGAAGGGCAGGTTGCCGTTTGGAATATAAAAAACCAGAAAGGTACCCGGAGCCCTAATTACCGCGACCTTTTCCCCGAAGTGGATTCAACCCAAATACCCAATTGTGCCGAGGGAGGGGTAATACCAACGCTCGCCGGTATTATCGGTTGTATGCAGGCAAACGAGGTGATCAAATATATCACCGAAACAGGCGAACTGCTTGCCGGTAAAGTATTGATATTTGACGCGCAAACTATGCAGAGCCGCATCATTAAAATAGGGGAAGTTACCCATACCGCTATAAACAGGTTGAAAGAAACTATTTTTATTCCGACAGTATCGGTTGATGAACTAAAAAGTCAGATCGCCGCAAAATCAGTCAGGTTGGTGGATGTACGCACTGAACGGGAGCGTGACGAGTTTGATATTGGCGGAGAACATATTCCGCTGGACGAATTAGATGGTTATATAGATGGGGGGGATGAGACGGTGAATACCGTGTTTTATTGCGGTACCGGGAAAAGGAGCGGGGAGGCGGTAAAAGACATTATGAAAAAATACCCTGGCGCCCGTGTTTTTTCGCTGGATGGCGGGCTAAAGGCCTGGATAGAACAATGGGACTAA